Proteins from a genomic interval of Sphingopyxis sp. QXT-31:
- a CDS encoding aldehyde dehydrogenase family protein produces MKLKDVYPLYLNNKAAQPNTDLEVIDKYTGEVAFRTALATPDVIDEAIAGAVRAAEPMARLASYEKQDVLNHCVTRFKERYDELAYALCVEAGKPIADAEGEVGRLIDTFRIAAEEAVRNYGEIQPLDISARAKGYIGMWKRVPIGPCSFISPFNFPLNLAAHKIAPAIAIGCPFVMKPASMTPLGAIIMGEVLAECDILPEGAFSILPAARAGSDLFTTDPRLKLLSFTGSPGVGWDLKAKAGKKKVVLELGGNAAVIVDKDADLDHALARIVFGGYYQSGQSCIHVQRAIIHADIYDKFRDMLTAKVKTLKSGDPKLRETFIGPMISVKEATRLKGWIDAAVAAGATLLAGGGCEGNMLEAALLENVPRDADVVVEEAFGPVVVLSKFSDWDAALAEVNDSKFGLQAGIFTRDIHKVLEAWDHLDVGGIVVNDVSSYRIDNMPYGGVKDSGLGREGVRFAIEDMSEIRNLVIRRV; encoded by the coding sequence ATGAAACTCAAGGACGTCTACCCGCTCTATCTCAACAACAAGGCGGCGCAGCCGAACACCGACCTCGAGGTGATCGACAAATATACCGGCGAGGTCGCGTTCCGGACCGCGCTGGCGACCCCCGACGTGATCGACGAAGCGATCGCCGGCGCCGTGCGCGCCGCCGAGCCGATGGCGCGGCTGGCGAGTTACGAGAAGCAGGATGTGCTCAACCATTGCGTGACGCGCTTCAAGGAGCGCTATGACGAGCTCGCTTATGCGCTCTGCGTCGAGGCGGGCAAGCCGATCGCCGACGCCGAGGGCGAGGTCGGGCGGCTGATCGACACCTTCCGCATCGCCGCCGAGGAGGCGGTGCGCAACTATGGCGAAATCCAGCCGCTCGACATTTCGGCGCGCGCCAAGGGCTATATCGGAATGTGGAAACGCGTGCCGATCGGCCCGTGCAGTTTCATCTCGCCGTTCAATTTCCCGCTGAACCTCGCCGCGCACAAGATCGCGCCGGCAATCGCGATCGGTTGTCCCTTCGTGATGAAGCCCGCGTCGATGACCCCGCTCGGCGCGATCATCATGGGCGAGGTGCTCGCCGAATGCGACATCCTGCCCGAGGGCGCGTTCAGCATCCTGCCCGCCGCCCGTGCGGGATCGGACCTGTTCACCACCGACCCGCGGCTGAAATTACTGAGCTTCACCGGCTCGCCCGGGGTCGGCTGGGACCTCAAGGCCAAGGCGGGCAAGAAGAAGGTCGTGCTCGAACTCGGCGGCAACGCCGCGGTGATCGTCGACAAGGACGCCGACCTCGACCATGCGCTCGCGCGCATCGTCTTCGGCGGCTATTATCAGTCGGGGCAGAGCTGCATCCACGTCCAGCGCGCGATCATCCATGCGGACATCTACGATAAATTCCGCGACATGCTCACCGCGAAGGTCAAGACGCTGAAATCGGGCGATCCGAAGCTGCGCGAGACCTTCATCGGCCCGATGATCTCGGTCAAGGAAGCGACGCGCCTGAAAGGGTGGATCGACGCCGCGGTCGCCGCGGGCGCGACCCTGCTCGCGGGCGGCGGCTGCGAGGGCAATATGCTCGAGGCCGCGCTGCTCGAAAATGTCCCGCGCGATGCCGACGTGGTGGTCGAGGAAGCCTTCGGCCCCGTCGTCGTCTTGTCGAAATTCAGCGACTGGGACGCGGCGCTTGCCGAGGTCAACGACAGCAAGTTCGGGCTGCAGGCGGGCATCTTCACCCGCGACATCCACAAGGTGCTGGAGGCATGGGACCATCTCGACGTCGGCGGCATCGTCGTCAACGACGTGTCGAGCTACCGCATCGACAACATGCCCTATGGCGGGGTGAAGGACAGCGGCCTCGGCCGCGAGGGCGTACGCTTTGCCATCGAGGATATGAGCGAAATCCGGAATCTGGTGATAAGGCGGGTCTAG
- a CDS encoding acetolactate synthase large subunit, translated as MKKASDLFIECLEEEGVEYIFGVPGEENLDFLDSLSRSTKIKLILTRHEQGAGFMAATYGRHTGKTGVCLATLGPGATNFVTAAAYAQLGGMPMMMITGQKPIKKSKQGRFQILDVVAMMGPITKYTHQMASSDNIPSRVREAFRLAEEEKPGAVHIELPEDIADEHTDSLPLKRSHSRRPTADVKSIREAVKALEEATSPVLVIGAGANRTMTGRMLLQFIEKTGIPFLTTQLGKGVIDERHPKFLGCAALSSGDFVHRAVEASDCIVNLGHDVIEKPPFFMKQGGPTVIHVSTKTAEVDPVYFPDIEVIGDIANAVWQIKEDIVPNGGWKFDHLLAYRKGEVDHTAPLAKDERFPIFPPHLVQSVRDAMPEDGIICLDNGVYKIWFARGYTAYRPNTVLLDNALATMGAGLPSAMMSSMVYPGRKVMAICGDGGFMMNSQEMETAVRLGLDITVLILNDNSYGMIRWKQANMGFKDWGLTYGNPDFVKYAESYGAHGHRVESAAHLKELLAHTLSTPGVHLIDCPVDYSENDQILNIDIKKLSKEL; from the coding sequence ATGAAAAAAGCATCCGACCTGTTCATCGAATGCCTCGAGGAAGAAGGCGTCGAATATATCTTCGGCGTTCCGGGCGAGGAGAATCTCGACTTTCTCGACAGCCTGTCGCGGTCGACCAAGATCAAGCTGATCCTGACCCGCCATGAGCAAGGCGCGGGCTTCATGGCCGCGACGTACGGCCGCCACACCGGCAAGACCGGCGTCTGCCTCGCCACCTTGGGACCCGGCGCGACCAACTTCGTCACCGCGGCGGCCTATGCGCAATTGGGCGGCATGCCGATGATGATGATCACCGGGCAAAAGCCGATCAAGAAGTCCAAACAGGGTCGCTTCCAGATTCTCGATGTCGTCGCGATGATGGGGCCGATCACCAAATATACGCACCAGATGGCCTCGTCGGACAATATCCCGAGCCGCGTGCGCGAAGCCTTCCGCCTCGCCGAGGAGGAAAAGCCCGGCGCGGTGCATATCGAACTGCCCGAGGACATCGCCGACGAACATACCGACAGCCTGCCGCTGAAGCGCAGCCACTCGCGCCGCCCGACCGCCGACGTCAAGTCGATCCGCGAGGCGGTGAAGGCGCTCGAGGAAGCGACCTCGCCCGTCCTCGTCATCGGCGCGGGCGCCAACCGAACGATGACCGGCCGCATGCTGCTGCAGTTCATCGAAAAGACCGGCATCCCCTTTCTGACCACACAGCTCGGCAAGGGCGTGATCGACGAGCGCCACCCGAAATTCCTCGGCTGCGCGGCGCTGTCGTCTGGTGACTTCGTCCACCGCGCGGTCGAGGCGTCGGATTGCATCGTCAATCTCGGCCACGACGTGATCGAAAAGCCCCCCTTCTTCATGAAACAGGGCGGCCCGACCGTCATCCACGTCTCGACCAAGACCGCCGAGGTCGATCCGGTCTATTTCCCCGACATCGAGGTGATCGGCGACATCGCCAACGCGGTGTGGCAGATCAAGGAAGACATCGTCCCCAACGGCGGCTGGAAATTCGACCATCTGCTCGCCTATCGCAAGGGCGAGGTCGACCATACCGCGCCGCTCGCCAAGGACGAGCGCTTCCCGATCTTCCCGCCGCACCTCGTCCAGTCGGTGCGCGATGCGATGCCCGAGGACGGCATCATCTGCCTCGACAATGGCGTCTACAAGATCTGGTTCGCGCGCGGCTACACCGCCTATCGTCCGAACACGGTGCTGCTCGACAATGCGCTCGCGACGATGGGCGCGGGGCTGCCGTCGGCGATGATGTCGTCGATGGTCTATCCGGGGCGCAAGGTCATGGCGATCTGCGGCGACGGCGGCTTCATGATGAACAGCCAGGAGATGGAGACCGCGGTCCGCCTGGGGCTCGACATCACAGTGCTGATCCTCAACGACAACAGCTATGGTATGATCCGCTGGAAGCAGGCGAACATGGGCTTCAAGGACTGGGGGCTGACCTATGGCAACCCCGATTTCGTCAAATATGCCGAAAGCTATGGCGCCCACGGCCACCGCGTCGAAAGCGCCGCACATCTCAAGGAACTGCTCGCGCATACGCTCAGCACCCCCGGCGTGCATCTGATCGACTGCCCCGTCGATTATAGCGAGAACGACCAGATCCTGAACATCGACATCAAGAAGCTGTCGAAGGAGCTTTGA
- a CDS encoding glycosyltransferase family 4 protein, translated as MRILIVSDAWEPQVNGVVRTLQATIGELRGAGHEVGVISPDLFRSFPCPSYPEIRLALAGWRKVGRHIRAFAPQAIHISTEGPLGMAARRWCIRNQFPFTTAYHTRFPEYVAARLPLSPAFVWRFIRWFHRPARHIMVATRSLARELADQGLTQTMMWERGVDHDLFRPDRAPHPAFEGLKRPLQLYVGRVAVEKNIEAFLDTAQPGTKIVVGDGPALAELQARYPDTVFLGKQTGEALAATYAGADVFVFPSRTDTFGLVIIEALSAGTPVAAYPVPGPGDIVRDGAGALDEDLDAAIAAALACDRADAAALGARYNWAGCTAQFEKALTFVPSEPAPDRTAGHDDPFGLTSFPLDGGRIRSLAPLALGEVGWG; from the coding sequence ATGCGGATCCTGATCGTCAGCGACGCGTGGGAGCCGCAGGTCAACGGCGTCGTGCGTACGCTGCAGGCGACGATCGGCGAACTGCGGGGGGCGGGCCACGAGGTCGGGGTGATCTCGCCCGACCTCTTCCGCTCTTTTCCCTGCCCCTCCTATCCCGAAATCCGCCTCGCGCTCGCCGGCTGGCGCAAGGTCGGCCGCCATATCCGTGCCTTCGCGCCGCAGGCGATCCATATCTCCACCGAAGGCCCGCTCGGCATGGCGGCGCGGCGCTGGTGCATCCGCAACCAATTCCCCTTCACCACCGCCTATCACACGCGCTTTCCCGAATATGTCGCGGCGCGGCTACCGCTCTCGCCCGCCTTCGTCTGGCGCTTCATCCGCTGGTTCCACCGCCCGGCGCGCCACATCATGGTCGCGACGCGCAGCCTCGCGCGCGAACTCGCCGACCAGGGCCTCACCCAGACGATGATGTGGGAACGCGGGGTCGATCACGACCTCTTCCGCCCCGACCGCGCGCCGCACCCCGCCTTCGAAGGCCTCAAGCGCCCGCTCCAGCTCTATGTCGGCCGCGTCGCGGTCGAAAAGAATATCGAGGCGTTCCTCGATACCGCGCAGCCCGGCACCAAGATCGTCGTCGGCGACGGCCCCGCGCTCGCCGAACTCCAGGCGCGCTATCCCGATACCGTCTTCCTCGGCAAGCAGACGGGCGAGGCGCTCGCCGCGACTTACGCGGGCGCCGACGTCTTCGTCTTCCCCAGCCGCACCGACACCTTCGGCCTCGTGATCATCGAGGCGCTGAGCGCGGGCACGCCCGTCGCCGCCTATCCGGTGCCCGGCCCCGGCGACATCGTCCGCGATGGCGCGGGCGCGCTCGACGAAGATCTGGACGCCGCGATCGCCGCAGCGCTCGCATGCGACCGCGCCGACGCCGCCGCACTCGGCGCGCGCTACAATTGGGCGGGCTGCACCGCGCAGTTCGAAAAGGCGCTGACCTTCGTACCGAGCGAGCCCGCGCCCGACCGCACCGCTGGGCACGACGATCCTTTCGGCCTGACCTCCTTCCCCCTCGATGGGGGAAGGATACGGAGCCTTGCGCCGTTGGCGCTAGGCGAAGTTGGATGGGGGTGA
- a CDS encoding UDP-2,3-diacylglucosamine diphosphatase, whose translation MASISTLPIPARFPDPFTTDPHIPERVIGERRNYRSVWVSDIHLGTRGCNAPLLIDFFDHVDCETLYLVGDIIDGWRLKKRHFWPPEHNDVVWRVLKRAKRGTRVVYVPGNHDEMIKPFDGFDFGGVEIRREAIHETADGRKLLVVHGDDFDAVMLAHRWLAFVGDAAYTALMKCNVAVNAVRKKLGLPYWSLSMVAKHKVKNAVQFIGRYEEVVAHAARSRGVDGVVCGHIHSAEMREIDGVSYYNDGDWVEGCTALVEHHDGTMEILHWAEEVAARSAPAQLSLPAPAKAA comes from the coding sequence ATGGCATCGATTTCCACCCTGCCGATCCCCGCGCGTTTCCCCGATCCCTTCACCACGGATCCGCATATTCCCGAACGCGTGATCGGCGAGCGCCGCAATTATCGCAGCGTCTGGGTCAGCGACATCCACCTCGGCACGCGCGGCTGCAACGCGCCGCTGTTGATCGACTTCTTCGACCATGTCGACTGCGAGACGCTGTACCTTGTCGGCGACATCATCGACGGCTGGCGCCTCAAGAAGCGCCATTTCTGGCCCCCCGAGCATAATGACGTGGTGTGGCGCGTGCTCAAGCGCGCCAAGCGCGGCACCCGCGTCGTCTATGTCCCCGGCAATCACGACGAGATGATCAAGCCCTTCGACGGCTTCGATTTCGGCGGGGTCGAAATCCGCCGCGAAGCGATCCACGAGACCGCCGACGGGCGCAAATTGCTCGTCGTCCATGGCGATGATTTCGACGCGGTGATGCTCGCGCACCGCTGGCTCGCCTTCGTCGGCGACGCCGCCTACACCGCGCTGATGAAGTGCAATGTCGCGGTCAACGCGGTGCGCAAAAAGCTCGGCCTGCCCTATTGGTCGCTGTCGATGGTCGCCAAGCACAAGGTCAAGAACGCGGTCCAGTTCATCGGTCGCTACGAGGAGGTCGTAGCCCACGCCGCGCGCTCGCGCGGGGTCGACGGCGTGGTGTGCGGCCATATCCACAGCGCCGAGATGCGCGAGATCGACGGCGTTTCCTATTATAACGACGGCGACTGGGTCGAGGGCTGCACCGCGCTGGTCGAGCATCACGACGGCACGATGGAAATTCTCCACTGGGCCGAGGAAGTCGCGGCGCGCAGCGCCCCGGCGCAGCTGTCGCTCCCCGCCCCGGCCAAGGCCGCCTGA